Part of the Lolium rigidum isolate FL_2022 chromosome 6, APGP_CSIRO_Lrig_0.1, whole genome shotgun sequence genome, AAGTCCATCATCTATAGGCATTTTCGTGGAGACCCCACGTCTACGTACACATTAGAGCATCTTCATCGGCggtcccgatagcgatttgggggccgcgTTGTTTTTAGGCTCGCACCGGCGCCCCCGAACGGCGCCGGCCATTTTTCGAGcctaatagaatcgccggcatccccGTGTCGGCAccttggccaagggcgcgaatcgggcgcgccagcgcctcgcggaacgacggttttcgcgggtgggggcgtCTTGTCAGtgagaggacgcgacggttcgcatcggccgcgatgcgggaaggttggtcgtcggcgtttaatggtctccccgTGGAAACCGAGGCGGTcacgagggcagcgactggccacgcggcgtccagtcgccgtAAATGTGGGTACTTGCCACCGCTATATAGTACGTACGCCGTCCACTACCGCCGCTCCATTATCTCctctcctctcatctccaccaccgctgctccattctctcctctccacatcaaaatgccgcgccgtctgaagactacatactcgatgcttggcctcaacgaCTGTGTGCTGCCTCCACCACCAGCGCAGCCGCATCCACAGCCGAAGCCGGATCCGGAGCCGCAGGCCGACGCGGAGTACATatccgacgaggacgaggacccaCGGTTCGCGGTGTGGCACGAGGTCTACGTCGCAGACGCGGAagcagaggcggcggaggaggcagcgcagtcgggcgagccgccgcaggcccccgcccactcggcgcaggcggcgatcctggcgTCATTCAACGTGCAGCGCTTACGGAGGATGAAGGAGGAGCAGCGGGAGTTCGTCAACGAAGCTAACCTCGAGCACGCCAttgagatctcgcgccagcgagcggccactTAGGATGCGGGACGCctcctcatggaggcggagcgacagaagctcgcagagctcaacgctcatcgccactacgagGCGTTCGCTCGCCAGCAGGCGAGGCGCGCCGAGATCGAAGCTTCTCGAgaaaggctggaagcgcggggacagcgccgccgACAAGCCCTTgcgacgccggccgccatgctccaccgccagatgcgcgaagaaagggaggagaagcgggcacggacgcAGACGACAAtggcgaagaacgacgacgaggcagggccgtcgagcgccccaaccgacggccaGTAAATCAGGATTAAATTTAAGTTTTAGTTATATTTAAATTCGAGCTACTTTTGTATAAACTTCGTATGAATTTCGGTTTTAAATATCATTTTAAATTTCCGAATCTATCGGGGCTGGcgtatggggggcgccggtgtaggagcagcatccccaaatagaagatgttgtgccggcgccccCATACGGTAGGGGCGCGCCCCTaccggcgactatttgggggatgccggtggagatgctcttaaaactTGTGTAGATAGATCCATAGTTAGAACAAATCTGATCAAAGATGTGACACTTAATTTGGGTGCAGGTAGCATGTTACATGCTCTGGATCAAACAATACATCGAGTGAACATTTGAACGAAATATCTTTTTTCAACAAAGTATCTTCTTAGCTTAGGATAAATTTAATTCCACAAGCCATGCTCCTTCACAACAGAAATGGAAGTAAGTCAATGTTAGATTACCTTCTACCCTCTTTAATTAAAAAAATGAACTACTCTCTTCAAATCACATGTGTTTTTAACATGTCTAGATATCGTGCAattcaacaacaattattatGGATGAGGAGATTAACTTTTTTTAAACACTTTCATCGGAAAAATAGTTACAAAACATGTGGTGTGGCATCCATACTTCACAACATGTGATGTGGTTGTGTTTTAAAGTTGGAGCTATCGTTGTGAAAAAATAGCTACAAAACATAAGGATTTATCCTTGTGAAAAAACAGTTACGAAGCAATGAAGCATACGATTTTTTCGATAGGTTTTAGAGTTATATATCAAATAATGACACCTACTTCGGTTTTATTCATCTACGCATCAAATGGGACTCATAGCATTAAAGTTGCTTGATTAAATCAAAATACTATTGAATGTTGTGTTGAACGATTCTGGATATTACTTTAAATTGTTGTGGTGCAGGTTGTGTAGGTTTGTCTGATTTTTGTTTTCCTAGTTCTAAATTTCAGATGTCTATATAAATCTAGGCAAGGGGGCATTTGTCACATAACCAATACCAGATCGAGCATGCTAGCACCTGTTTATACTAAGCACTTTTGCTTCTTATACATAAGTGTATCACCTAGTCTAAAAAAAAATTGGGCCCAATTTTTTGCATGTTATCTGAACTATAACATTCATCATACACAAAAACTCTAACCACGTCATTGTGTGCATAATACTGTAACTTATACACCAATAAAACATAtattttcattggaaaatatttaaTTATAAACAAATGGTTTAGCACAAAAAGTTCTGAACTGAATTTTGGCCAAGTCTGTGTGAAGCATTTAAAAAATCACATTTGCTACCTGAATAACGTGCCACTTAAATCACATTGCGATGTAATGTGTACAGTTTAGTACATATTTTAATATGCTGATAGAGGATTCTACAACGTAGCTTCTTGCTAATATCTTGATAGAGATATGTACAGTAGGATTGTCTAGCTTAGTTGTAACTTATATGAAATTGTATGAGTGGTGTCAACAcgtagaaaaacttgctcttatcCTTGCGAGTTGGCATTGTTCATTTATTTGTTCGTTCATGGTAAAACTTTATTTCATGTACCAACTCAAGTTTTCGGAAGATGCTTGCACTTGTGAATGAAAAGAGTGGCAGCTCAGTACTTCGAACCAAAATTATGCCCATTACCTGCACCAAGTCACCCAATCACGGCATGATTAATTTGTAACAAAGATAAAGCAATTAAAACATTAAGGCTATAGTTTATATTTGAAAGTTAAATGACATAGTGCGGATGGAAGCAGATGATATCAAATAATCTAATGAAACTTATGTTCTACTCTGCTGATAGAGACCCTAGGATCCAATTTGAAGTCTTTTAGATTTTACTGAGAATGAATTCAAAAAAAGTACAATCGAGTTGTTACATGTACTTTCCTTGTATCGAAAATGGTTCAGAAGAACAAGAACATGATTTATATTCTATATTGTAGTAACAATTAAGACATCTACGAGTGTAGATAAACTTGCCTGAAAGCGTACAAAGAACCTTCAGGGCTCCTTTAATTCATAGATACGATAGAAAGATCATAGTAATAGGAAAAACATAGTATTAGTATGTCATGCCTAGTTGAATCTTACAGGAAAATGAGTTCTCTTTAATTGTGTCAAAAGatttttttcatgaggtatgacctcatgtttttttcctataggatttgcactacaaatTCTATATAATTATTTTCTATATGATATATCCGTATGAATTCCTacgatcaaaggagccctaaataaTTTTTCTTTGACATAATTATTTCAGATGCTTGTTGTCCAATATGAATTTCAGAATATCTGATTAAAAAACGTTGAAAAATATGTAAAAAAAATCAGGATGGCCACACCACACCCTGCACACACGTTGATGCCGACGGATGAGAAGTGCAGCCGTACAGAAGAGAGAGACGGTGGTCTGCACTGCAGATTCTCCGAGCACACCCACGCACTGGGTGGCAGGAAATAAATACCACGGCCTGCCCACACTACGCTCACACTCGAGGAAACACGCTCTTCGTCTTCTcccaccactcctccttcttcactTGCATAGTTGCATTCCCTCTCGTTCTTCCTCGACCCATTTCCATTTGCGTCGAGAGGAGAGAGCGCTAATTTTGGGCGGTGTTTCTATATTAAGTCCGGTTGAAAATATCGTTTCCATTCCGCCACGGTCGTCACCGACTCGCCATAACGCAGGTCCTAGCCTAGATCGCTTCACGAGCGCCCTGCGCAAGGTTGACCGGGATCCTGAATTAAGGCCACCGCTCGTTCGtttcccctccctccctccattCCATTTCTTCTCCCATTTGCATTTAGCCTCTCGCCGTTGTGGAGCCATTTCCCAACCGTCGTTCCGGTGGTGGCCGGGCGTGAGGTTGTGGTGACTCATGGGCGCCATCCAGGTCgcatccccctcctcctccccggcgtCGCCCTCGTCCTCTGCCGTTCTTGGCGGCGGCCGCTGCACGAGGCTGTCGAGAGCCCAttcgtcgtcgtcgctggcgaGCTGGAGCGTCGGCATCGCGCGCCGGCGCCCGACGGTGACGCGCGCGCTCAGCGCCAGCATCGACAGCGTGGGGAGCCACGGCGGGGACGACGAGGAGTTCCTGCGGAGGATCCAGGAGCTGGCCGTGGGGCTGCACCCGGGCGCGGGGGGCTGCGGGTGGCCGGCGAGCGTGGAGCGTACCGCGAGCAGCGTCGGCCTTCCGCTGTCTCTGCGGATGCTCAAGCGCAAGAAGCAGCAGCGTGGCGGGCGGTGGGACGAGCGGCTGGTCGACCGGGCCGGCGAGTCCGGGCGCGGCGCGGTGGGGCGGGCCTTCTCGTCCATGGTGCTCATCATCCGGGAGCTGCAGAGCTTCGCGCTGCAGATGCGGCAGGCGGTCTTCTACGAGGACATGCAGAGCGTGCTGGCGCGCGTCCACGCCGAGATGGACGCCTCCTTCGTGTGGCTGTTCCAGCACATCTTCGCCGGCACCCCCGCGCTCATGGTCTCCGTCATGCTCCTCCTCGCCAACTTCACGGTGCACTCCATGGGCGGCCACATCGCGATGGCCGGCAGCCTCCCGCCTCCCTTGCCCGCCGTGGCGGCCGTCGCGATGCTCGACGCCCAGCACATGCAGCACGAGTCGTCCCTTCCTGATCAGCTGTTCGACGGTTCCGTCTCGCTGAACACGCTGTCTATTGGCCGAACCACGCCCGCGGTGGACGGGAAcagcggcggtggcggcaagGCGCGGCCGGTGGCCGGGGCCACCGGCGACGACCGGTCGGACGAGTCCGCGTACCGGCAGAGCGGCGCGGTGCTGCCTGAGGAGCAGGAGGTGTCGCAGGCGACGCCGCTGGGGGCCGCCAGCGCGGAGGAGACGGAGGACGAGCTGGCCATCTGGAAGAGGATCGCCGACGAGGCGACAAAGATGCAGGCGAGCGTGCGCGTGGAGTCCTTGATGGACCCGGACATCCTGGGGCAGCTGGTGGCGCCGGTGGAGGCGCGGCTGGACACGGAGGACGTCGCCGAGTACGCCAGGACAGAGCAGCGGTACGAGATGGCCGTGTCCGAGGAGCCCGGCAACGCGCTGCTGCTCGCCAACTTCGCGCAGTTCCTGTACCTGGTGCAGCGCGACCACGACCGGTGGGTGCCGCAACCCGTTCGACAGAATGACATCGTCGAGATTTTTTTTTTACCGCGGCTGACCTGACAGACGCATGCAGGGCGGAGCACTACTTCCAGCGGGCGGtgcaggcggagccggcggacGCGGAGACGCTGGGGTGGTACGCGGCGTTCCTGTGGAAGGCGCGCAACgacctggcggcggcggaggagacgtACCAGGAGGCCATCGCCGCCGAGCCCAGCAACGGGCACCACGCGGCGGCGTACGCGCACTTCCTCTGGAACACGGGCGGCGAGGACACGTGCTACCCCCTCGACTGACGCGCGCGCGCGCGAGATCCAGCACCACCGCCCCGTACGTCGATGCGTCCCAGAAGAGAAGACGGACCAAGAAAGAGTATAGTTGTTGTTGTAGAGATAGAGGATTTTTTTTACTCCACGACCTCAGCAAGTCCACGCACTTCTCCTTCCTCACATGTGCTTGGGCAGCCATGAAACGAAGCAATGCTTATGCTTTGCTTACAAAGTGCACCTGATGATACAGAGTTACAGAAACACCACACAGAGACGAATCCCTTGTTTTTACTTCGCCTTGTTTCTTGATCTCGCTGCTCGCGACGTGCTCGTTTACTGGGGGATCGGAGAAGAGGTGCAAGTGCAACGCCGGCGAACGCCGGCGCATGCCGCGGTGGTCGGCGGCTTGTCGCCGCCTCTTCCCATTTCTGGAAATCCGGCGAGCGGGGGCAGTTGGCCGGAAACGGCGGAGAGCGCGGGGGATGTGGTAGATCGGGCTCGCGGCTCCACGGATTTGTCGGTTGCGCCGGCGACGGGTCCCGGAGCACCGTACGTACGTGGCCGTCCATTGGCGTCGCGTGTCGCTCCATGGCGGTGCATGCTTGTGGTAGCAGTGTGTCGTGGAAAGTGGTGATGTGAGCCTAGTCTGTCGTCATATGGCAGGATTACAACAGTACAGATCAGCAATCTGCAGCATTGTAAATTGTGCAGGTGAGCGATCAAGATGATTGGAATATCTCCACTGGAAAAATCTGCACCAACCTTCTCTCTCTCAACCTGAAGAAATCAACCGAA contains:
- the LOC124666656 gene encoding uncharacterized protein LOC124666656, with product MGAIQVASPSSSPASPSSSAVLGGGRCTRLSRAHSSSSLASWSVGIARRRPTVTRALSASIDSVGSHGGDDEEFLRRIQELAVGLHPGAGGCGWPASVERTASSVGLPLSLRMLKRKKQQRGGRWDERLVDRAGESGRGAVGRAFSSMVLIIRELQSFALQMRQAVFYEDMQSVLARVHAEMDASFVWLFQHIFAGTPALMVSVMLLLANFTVHSMGGHIAMAGSLPPPLPAVAAVAMLDAQHMQHESSLPDQLFDGSVSLNTLSIGRTTPAVDGNSGGGGKARPVAGATGDDRSDESAYRQSGAVLPEEQEVSQATPLGAASAEETEDELAIWKRIADEATKMQASVRVESLMDPDILGQLVAPVEARLDTEDVAEYARTEQRYEMAVSEEPGNALLLANFAQFLYLVQRDHDRAEHYFQRAVQAEPADAETLGWYAAFLWKARNDLAAAEETYQEAIAAEPSNGHHAAAYAHFLWNTGGEDTCYPLD